CTCATATTTGAGCTTTCCTTTGATTCTCTGCTATGGGAGCTTGGAAAATTGCTGGAAAGACCTTATACCATGGTAAATTCAGACTTTTTTGAATTTCAGAACCAGAAACATGGCAATGTAACTATAAATATAAATGCAGAGGATTTGCCCGCTTGTGAGAACTATCTCCAATCTCGCGGCGTCGTTTACAGAACCGAGAGGAGGTCACTTTGATGAACACCATATCACAATGGCTGGAAAGATCCTATTTACTGCAATATTTACCTACGGTAATCCTACCGGCTATCCTGGCTACCCTTCAGATGGTTTTTGTCTCTGCCATTTTATCCATTTTTTTCGGCATGATCCTGGGTATCATTCTCTTTATTACAGACAAAGACGGGCTTTCTCCTAATCGGACAGTGAATTATGTCCTTGGAAAGATAACGGATATTATCCGGTCATTTCCCACCATGATATTGATTGTTGCCATTGGTCCATTGACCAGACTGGTGCTTGGAACAAGAATCGGAGCGGAAGCTGCCATATTTGCAATTACCATCGGCTGTACGCCCTTTGCAACCAGAATGACGGAGAATTCCCTCCAGACAGTGGATCCTCAGCTCATAAAAGCGGCCAAGGCCTTTGGCGCTTCCAAGCCTCAGATTATATACAAAATCATGTTAGTAGAGGCATTGCCAAGCCTTGTATCCAATTTCACCATTATGATGATCAAC
The nucleotide sequence above comes from Lacrimispora sp. BS-2. Encoded proteins:
- a CDS encoding methionine ABC transporter permease; the encoded protein is MNTISQWLERSYLLQYLPTVILPAILATLQMVFVSAILSIFFGMILGIILFITDKDGLSPNRTVNYVLGKITDIIRSFPTMILIVAIGPLTRLVLGTRIGAEAAIFAITIGCTPFATRMTENSLQTVDPQLIKAAKAFGASKPQIIYKIMLVEALPSLVSNFTIMMINMLNMTAMAGAVGAGGLGAVALTYGYQRFDYAIMYFVVIILILFVLLIQGLGKMIYNKLN